ATCCGGCAGAGTTGTCTCTGGATTGACCATCGCAAATCCATCAGAGAAATCCCAATGGGCCCAGCCCAGACAATGGCTTTCAGCCGCCTCGCGCACGGCGCGCAGCCAATCGGTGCGGGCAAAGCGGTCGACATCGAAGTCGAGAACCCCAAATTCGTTGATGATCACGGCGACCCTATGCTGACGCGCCCAAGTGGCGGTGGCCGACAGCTCGTCCCTGATGCGCACGGCATCCCATGGGGTTTCATAGGCATTGCGGATCTCCTCGACCGCATCCGTTTCTCCCGCCGCAGAGAACTGCCTGATCTGTTCCTGCACCGCTGGATGATCGATACTGCCCGGGAAAGGCAGTTGCTTGAGACGGGACATTAAGGATCCCTCATCCCACGTCATGGCCTGATGGGTGAAGAGGAAGGGATCATAAAAATGGATCGCATAGATGATGGTGTCGCCTTTGAGCGGGGGGGACTCCACCAACGGTTCGTGGCGCTGGAAGACAGCCGGGCCGACCACGAGCCGACGCCCCTTGTCCACGTCATTCAACCAGCTGACCAGCTTCTGGGCCTGTGGCCACCAGACATTCTGGGGCGGGGTCGGCTCGTTGAGCAGCTCGAAATAGACCTGTTCACGCGGCCAGTCGCGCCCGCGTTCAACAACATGCTGCCAGGCTTCCTGCAATTGTCCGAAGGCCCGTTTGGGGGCCATGCTGTGCAGCTTTTGAAAGCGGCCTGCTGGGTGCATGTCGACCGAGACCGCAAAGCCCAGCCCGACAAGGCGGGTGACGGTTTCATCAAGTTGATCAAGATAGGCCCGCCGGTGATCGGCGTCATGATAGGCCGATATCAAATTTTCGCCATCGACTGGCAGGCGGATATGTTGCAAGCCCTGCTGTTTGAGGGCGGATAGCAAGGCATCATCGGGCTTGAAACCACTATAAAGTGGATCCCAGTTGGGCAGATTGAAACCACGCGCCAGCAAAGCCCGATCATTGCCCCGCCTGAATGGATGATCCTGCGGGCAGTGGGCATAGGGATCCGGGGGGGTGGTGCCTTCGTCTGCGTGAAGAATTGCAGCGGGCTGCCCCACCGAGATGGCCAACGCCAAAAAAACGGATTGCAGCCCGAGGGACAGAAAAGAACGCATGACTTACCTCAGTGGGTTTTTGTCAAAAGCAGCCAAACCGCATGGGGATTGGTGGTGACATAGCGCCAGAAAAGCCGTTTGGGTTCCTGTCCGATGCGGTAGACCCATTCGAGTCCCGATTTCTGCATCCATTGCGGCGCGCGTTTATTCTTGCCCGAGAGGAAATTGAACAAACCACCAGAAGTCTTGATGACGCCAACACCGGTAAGGCGAGCCTTGTTGCGGGAGACGAAGTCCTGCTCGCGCGGCACCCCCATACCAAGCCAAAGGATATCCGGCTGGGCTGCATTGACTGCCTCAATCACCGCATCCTCTTCCTCCGGTTTGACATAGCCGTTGCGGAAGCCTGCAAAAATCAGCTTGGGATAGAGCGCTTTCATGTTGGCCACAGCACGTTCGATTTCATCTTGCGAAGCACCGAGGAAATAGAAGCTCACCTGTTCGGCCTCGGCCATACGCGCGGTGTTGTGCACCAGATCGGTGGTTGCAACCCGTTCAGGCAGTTTGGATTTGGCCAGTATTCTGGACGCCCTGACCAAGGGCTCGCCGTCGGCATGGATGATGTCAGCTTGCTCGAACAAAGCCTTCACACCGGGCTCCAGCGCACACATGGAGAGCACCTGACCATTGGCAGAGGTGGAATAGAGAGGGGGCTGATCCATGCCCCTCGCCGCGACTGCGTGATCAATCATCCGCCTGGCTGCGCCGTCCAGATCCTCGACGGTAATCGGCAGGCCACCAATGATCGGCTTGGAAAGGTCTGTCATGCTTCTTCGAAATCCCCCAAATATTCGATTAGAATGTTTGGGGGATTATAGGCAGGAAAGCTTAATTTTGGGTTTGGTCCATCACCAGCCCGACGGCATTTTCCTCTGCCCAGTCCTGCCATTCGAGCATCTCGTCGGACGGCAAATTCTGCTCGTCGAGCACCAGAACGGCCGCATCGGCCAACTGGATCAGATCTTCAAGCACGGCCGGATGGGCAACCTGATGGGTTTCGAGAATGACAAAGCCATAGCGATCCTTGCACAGGGTCAACAGGCTGGTCAGTTCGCGGGCAAGCTCGTCTTCAAGGCCGTTTTCCATCAGCAAGGCGGAGCCGATCAGGAAGGGTATCTGGTCGAACCCTTCAAATTCCTGCAAGCGGGCAACCCGCTCGGGGGCCGCAACCGTGCTGACTTTGCGGGGCGGCGGCAGGTCCTTTTCGGCCTGATCCTGCAGCGAAATGACCACCGGATGAAATCCCTCATCAATGGCGAATTCCCGGAACAGGTCGGAGGTGGCATCCTGACGGACCCCATCCTGCGCGGCAGCAACAAGCAGGCAAACATGGTCTTCTGCCAATCCAGCGGCCAGAAATTGCTCCAGTTTGTCCTGATGCGTGTTGAGCATGGTATCCAGAACCCGGTCCCGGTTATCCACGTCGTGATACGGCATGGACATCAGAACGGCAGAGGATGTGAGGCGGGTCCGGCGTCGAGACGGGCGCTTTTCCGCACGCGCGGCCTCACGGGTCCTCGTGGCAGCGGCGATCCGTTCTGCACGGGCGGATTGCCGGGATTTTGGCTGGGTCTGCTTCAGGTGAACCACTCGGTCTTCCAGCTCCCCTTCAGCGTCGACAGCGCTGAGATCGCCTTCGTTGGAAGTCAGCTGCGCTTCATCGAGGGAAAGCTCTGCCTCCAAAAGGGATAGATCTTCCTGCAAGGCCGTGTTGTCGTTGTCGTCGGGCTGTTCAGTCACAAGGGTGGACTGAGAATGCGGTTCCTCCGCATCGGTATCCAGATCCACATCCGGGGTCGATACGACATCTTGATCGACGGTGTCCGAGACGGCAACGGTCTCATTTGCCTTGGTGGCATCATCTGCTATCGCCTCGTCCGGATGGGCCTCGTTCGGCTGCGTGTCGGTGTCTGACGGCAGCGATCGCAAATCGCGTGCCGCAACCGCCTCAAGCAGGGCTTCGGGCGGGCAATCCATCACATCCACCCGGCGGGCATCGGACGGTGCCATCAGAGGGGGATCTTGTGGCCGGTTTGCCGCATCCGCAGACCTCTGGTGCTGCAGTGAGTGTGGCAACGGCAGCGTCATTGCCTGCCGCACCATGGCCAGCAACAAACCAAGAAAGGCTCCCAGCACCACAAGAACCGGCAGAACCAGCTTCAGGGATGGCTTGTTGGACTTGATTGGCACTGGCGCAGGCGACACGATGCGGGCTTCGCTGAATTGGAAATTGCTCTGCTCGTCCGTGATCTTGTAACGCTCAAGAAACTGCTCATAGAGATTGCGGTTGGCGGTGGCCTGTCGTTCAAGATTGGCAAGCTCAACGCGGGCCGTGTTTTGCTTGATCGCGCGCTGGCGGGCATCGGCCAACTGGCTCTCAATGGATTGTTTCTTGGCTTTGGCCGTTTGATAGGCCTGATTGGTACGCTGAACAAGGCGGCGACGCTCCTGCGCAACCTGACCGGCAATGATGCGTTGCTGTTCGGCATTGGCAAGCACGCGTGGATGGCGTGAGCCAAGGGTCTGGTTCAATTCCGCAGCCTGACGGCGCAACCGGTCCTGCTCCTGCAACAATTGATCAAGATTGACAAACTGGTTGCTCTGGCCATTGTTGGCACTGGCCGGTTCGCCATTCTTGCTGGCCTGCAAATAGCGGGCACGCGCTTCGGCCAACTCGGTTGAGACGGTTGCCAGTTGCTGGACCAGAGAGGTCAGCTGCTGGTCATCCAGCGTTCCCTGTGCCCCTGCATTGACGATGCCCGAACGGGCCTGAAAGGAGGCAACCGCATCTTCGGACTTTTTCAGATTGGCCTGCAACGCAGTCAATCGCTCCGAAAGCCAGCGGGAGGCATCGGCACTGGTCTCGGCACGAAAATCCCTCTGATCCCGGACAAAGGCTTCTGCCACACCATTGGCGTATTTGGCGGCATTTTCCTTGTTTTTGGACTTGTAGTAGACCTCGACAATATAAGTAGCGCCCTGCCGATAGGCCGACAGGTTGCTGCGGAACATACCGATCAGTTCGGTCTTGCTGGTCGCCTTGGCAAAGGTGGGATCGGATTTTACATCCAGCTCATCAACCACCTTGCCAAGAAAGCCATCGCTGTTCATCACTTCGACATAACTGGTCAGGGCGGCGGCATCGCCACCGATACCGGAAAGCACCGCTTCGTTGTTGGTGACACGCGGCTGACGCGGATCCACGAGAATGAGAGCCTTGGTGCCGTAGGTGTTCGGCACCAGCAGATAGATCCCCATTCCCACGATCAGCACAACGAGCGCAACTTTGATAATGCTGCGCAAATTGCCAAGCAGGAATCGGGCAATGGACAAGGGGTGGATCAGTCCGGCCCACGTGTCGCCACCGGCTCCCTCACTGGCTGATGGATAAAGCGGCTCAACCCGTCGAGGTTGCGGATCGGTGTTGATGGGGGAATGCGCACGCACGTCCTGATCGTTGTTGACTGGTTCTTCCCCGGAAGGCTGCCAGTCCAGATCCTGTTTCCTGGTCTTCTTCTTGCGTCCAAACATTCCACTGATTCCGTTGTCAGAAGGCATGACAAAGGGCGAGCTGACAGCCCACACTTGCGGCTAGTATCACTGGACGATATTGAGGTTTGGTTAACCATAAGTGGAAATGACGAGCCTTTCGCTTCCATCTCTTCTCATTGACAGCGAAGGGCGATGACACAAAGGCGTGCCGAATGCGTGGCTCAGCGCGAGCCTTTCGGGCGATAGATCCTCTCGGCAATCCAGCGCAGCAGGGACCATTTTGGCCGCAGAATCGCACCATCAATCACTTCCAGATTGCCAGCCCGATTGAGCGTGTGGAGTTTGCGCCCCGGCCAGTGGCTGTTTGGTTCGAGCGTCTTGATAACCCGTTGCTCGTAATGCTCCGGGGAGAGGTGTGTCACCTCGACCAGTTTCAGCGCGGCCCCATAGGAGGCCGTGCAATCCTGAACCGGGCGAAGCAGACTTTTGCCACGCACAATCATATTGCCAGCCGGGCGAGCGGTTGCCTTGTCGATCAGCACCGGATTTTGCGCGTGCGGTTGCCATGGTCCAAACAAGTCGTCAGCATAAAAGAGCGACAGGCAATCGGAATAGCCCCCAGCCCCGTCGCGGGTGACGCAGAAGATCCACCAGCGGCCCTCCCATTGAGCGATGGTCACATCAGCGGCATCAAGTCCGGTCAGAAGCACCTTTTCACGCTGCCAGCCAACAGGAAACGCCTCCGTCCTGTAGAGCGCCACGTCCCCATTGGCCGAGGTTTCCGGGATCATGTAGGTCTGATCCTGATGGCGAAGGAGATAGGGATAGGACAGGTGATAAGGTTCTTCAAGGCAGCATTCGACAGGGCCGGGTTTGCCCGCCTCATCGAAGGTTACGACCGACAGGACCCCTTTCTGGGTGCGCTGATCGAGGTCTTCAAAGAACAGATAATGGCGGCCACCTTCTTCCCAAGGCACCGGGTCGGCATAGAAATGGGTTTCCTTGTCCCGCAGCACCTGCCATGTTTCGCCCGCCAAGGACTGACGGCTCCAGACATCCTCGTCCTCGACAAACCGCCAGCCGACCCGCCAGTGGCTGGGGCGAAAAAGGCGGTAATAGATCTGCTTGAGCCTGTCCTTGAAACGAGATTTGGCGGTTCGCTTCTTCAGGGTCCCGGCATCGGGCAGGCGGGCCGAACGGGAAATGAGCGGCTGAACCCAGCGGTGGGGATGACCAATCCAGGCATCAATAAGCGTGATGACCCGGGCGAAGACCTGATCCATCGAGCCTGTAACCCCAGCGGCCAACTCACCGGAAGGAGCTGCCGTCGCCACGATCTTTCCCGTACCGGTGCGCAAGGCAATCTGCGGCATACCGGAGGCCATGATCGAGGCGACCAGCGCTTTCTCCCCTGCATGGCCATTATATAGCAGCGTGACACTTTCCTTGCTGGAAGGAGGACGCCCATCTCCAACCAAATCGATCACCAGATCGAAGGTCTCGTCCGGTTGAGCCCGTTCGTGGAACCTTTCCAGCTCACAGACATCCATCGGCGTCGCACCATGGCGCTGATTTTTGTGATAATAGCCTTCCTCGGCTTGGAACAGTTGTTCGACATGCTCCGGCAGGGGGGACGCATCCGACACGGCAACATGAATGCTGGCAGCGTGATTTTCGGTCAGGCGACGGGCGAGGCTCTCCATCCATTGGCGACAATGGGATGGGTCGATGTAAAGTCCAATTTTCATGCGGCGGCCTCTTCGGCCCGTGTTTGTATTGCCTTGCCCTGATCCATGATGAGCTGATCATAGGCATTGATCATTGCGTCAAGGGAGTAGAGTTTCTTCAATTCTCGGGCCGATTCTGCCATTGCGGTGGCGCGTCCCTGATTGGAGAGCAGCTCGCGGATCGGCTCGATAAAGCTGTCCGGCTCATCAGAATTGGCAAAGAGAGCGCAAGGGCCAAGCTCGGTCTGTAGAACTTCGCGCAAAACCGGCAAATCGTTGGCCACGATGGGCAAGCCGGCCTGAGCGGCTTCGACAGCGGCGAGGCCAAAGGTTTCGGCTTCGCTTGGAAAGACAAAGAGATCGAGGGCGGCGAGAAAATCCCCCACCTTGTCCGGTCCCATCTCACCGGTGAAATGCAACCGGTCAGCCACTCCCAACCCTTCGGCGATGGAGCGAAGACGCAACTCATCTGGCCCCTGCCCCCCAAGCGCAAGATGCCAGCATTCATTGTGGGTGAGCGCCCGGATGGCCACATCCAACCTTTTGAGCGGATTGAGACGGGCGACCGAGCCAAGCAGGATCACATCCTGTGGCAGACCAAATTGTTGGCGCGCGGCCGATCGGCCGAGATTGGAGCTTTTGTCGCGGAACCCGTGGGGCACATGAAGCATGCGCTTTTCATACCGGTCCGGATATCCTGCATAATCCCCTGCGGTGTCGGCGGAATTGACGGTGATCACATCATACATGCCAATCCGGCCCCACAGCTTGTCGATGGCGCGGATCTTGTCATTCATCGTCTTGGGTGCAGAGACCTGATTGGCAATCACATGACGCACCCCTGCCAGTCGCGCGGCGGGTGCGCCAAACAGGTTGCCATAATGCTGGAAGGTCAGCACCACATCGGGTTTGATGGCTGCAATCTGCCTGATCAGCCGGAACAAGAATTTGGCAAAAGCCATCGCCGAGCGAGGGCGATCCTCGACACAGAAGACCGTGTTGGGAGGCGCCTCGAAACTTGAGGATTTGCGATAAAAGAAAAGGTGATGGATGTCATAGCCCTTGGGATCAAGCCCCTCGCCCAACAGGCGCGAAATCTCCTGTGCTCCAGCATTCTCGGCCTGGGTCTGAATGAACAGAATCCGCGGTCGCGATGACATGGCTAACTCCCCTTGGTCTTTCTCGTTCGAAAATACACGTTCAAACACATGAAGGCGTGATGTGGGCTATTGATCGGTTTCGGGCTGGACGTCCGGACTTTCATGCAGGAAGCGGAAGATGGACGGGTCCATGCCCGTCTTGCTGCGGCATTGGATATTGAGCCAGATTGCCATGATCACCATAACAGCCGCCGTCACCATGGCAGCCCCCGTGATGCCATAATGCGGGATCACCAGAAAGAAGCCAATCACCCGCAGCACAACCGACAGGGTGACCGTTGTCATATAGGGGCTCTCGTGGCCCGTTAACATCAGGAAACTCGGAGCCGGACCATTGGCCGCAGTGATTGCCGTGCCGATCGACAGGATCAACAGCACGTGGAAATAGTCCATATAGATGTCGCCAAACAGCAACAGCATGTAATGGCCGAGCAGCAGCACGCAGCCCATGCCGCCCACCACGATGATCAGCGTCATGCCTGCCATCAGATTGAGGCTATGCTTCACGGCTTCGACGTCCCGGGCGAAATAGAGGCTTGGAACGCGGCGGGTGCCGAAGGTGTTGATGCCACTGGCGGCCAGTGCAAAGGCATTGGCCAGACGGGACGCCACAAAATAAGCCCCGGCAAGCATCGGATCGAGCAGCAGGCCGATCAGGAATACTTCCAGATGCTGATTGGAGGCTTCCATGATGGAAGCGAGCCATAGACGCACAGAACGGGGCGTCCATTGGGCGAAATCATATTCGGGCGTCGGGGTGCCGATCTCGGCCCGGACGCGACGCCAAGAAAGATAGGCCTGCGAGCCAATGACAAGGGTCAACCCCACCGCAAAGACGGCAAGGATCTCGGCCGTGTCGACCATTCGCCCCATAAGCAGACAGACAGCAAGAAAGACAATTGCCAATCCTCGCCATGTCAGCTCATAGTGGGCGTCGCCGAGTTTGATGCCGACCACCACACGGGCCACGTGCGAGCTGAACAGCGACAGGGTGTTGGTGGCCATGAAGGCGATGACGGCCACCACAAGAAACCATTTTTCCAGTCCCGTTCGCTCGGTCCAGCTGTCACTGAATGCAAAGAACAGAAACAGCAAGGCGGAGACAATGATCACCCCGAACACGGAAGAAATCCAGCCATAGCGCAAGGCCCCAAGCGCCAATCCATGCTGGCCGCTTGTGCGATATTCGCTCCAGTTGCGGACGATCTGCAGCTCTTGGCCGGCTGCAGCGACAATCGACAGCATTGAGGCGACAGAGAAAAGGACTGAAAAGTGCCCGAACTCTTCGGCACCGGCCGCGTTGGCTGCCAACGAGAAGAGGCCGAAGGCAATCACTGCACTGACCACCTTCATGGCCAATGTCCCGGCAATGCCCTGGGCAACCTTGTTGCCGATAATCTGTAGAAGACGCGCCCGCAAGGAGAGGGACGCCTGCGCAATATCTGTCATACCTGTTTCCTGCCGAACCAGTCAGTTCCCCCAATGGCGCCTGCCGCATGCCCCCATAGGATCCAGCAGGCGAAAGACCTGAAATCAGAATGCAAGCATGCATGCTGGTGCGGCTCTTCAATAGAAAGACTATAAACAGGCTTATAGAATATTCCGTTACCTGACATGTTTAACTAGGTCTTAATCGCGTTTGGTGTCGGCCACACCTGTCGTCAGCGCTTTACCAGTCGTGGGGGTCTCCGGTCCAATTGAGGAAGGATCCGGTGTCCTCAAGGGTCAGGCGATCGATGACGTCGGCCATCTGGCGGGCACTGTCTTGGGGTGTGATGTCGGCCTCAACGCCGCCCATATCAGTCTGGACCCAACCGGGATGGAACAGGATGCAAGCGATATTCTCAGGCTTCAGGTCCGCCGCCATCAGCTTCATCACCATATTCACCGCTGCCTTTGACGACCGATATGCATAGCGGCCTTTGCTTTGATAACTGAGTGCACCGAGCTGGCTGGAGATGGTGACGATCTTTGCCCCGTCCGTTTCTCGGGCGGCGGCTTTCAGGTTTGGCAGCAGGCTTTGGACCACACGCATCGGCGCCATGCTGTTGACCGCAAAGACGTGCGACCAGGCATCATAGTCCATGTCATCGATGGACTGTCGATCACCGCCCATGATGCCCGCATTGTTGATCAACAAATCAATGGCCTGCCCCTCAAGTCTTCCTGCCATGGCATCCAGACTGGCTTGGTCGGTGACATCGGCCTTGTGCAAGGTGACGCGGCCAAGATGATTGGTGACCAGTTGGCGCAAATCATCGGCCTTCTCTGGTGCCCGACAGCAGGCATGAATATGCCAGTCGGGGCGATCAAGATAAGCACGGGTCAATTCCAGCCCGATGCCGCGATTGCTGCCGGTGATGATGCAGTGTTTCATAATGCCTGGCCCCTGTGTGATCTGCCAACAAGTGATTTCCCCCTGTTTGAACAGGATCCGGATGTCACAAGCAAGACAGTATTAACTTGCTTTCAGGAATTATTGCAATCCAGAGTAGATCTGACATAAAGAATTGTTTATATCCTTATTGCTTTGTGCAAAGAGCCACGGTATAACAGGGCCAACAAACGGGCTGATCGGTATATCGCGCCCGTTTTCGTGCTTTATGTGACACAAAAGACGGGCCTTGATGCGGGCCCTCAGGCAAAGGAATGAACATGGCTGACTATGTTGTCAAAGACCTGTCCCTGGCGGACTGGGGCCGCAAGGAAATCGCAATCGCCGAGACCGAAATGCCGGGCTTGATGCAGACCCGTGCGGAATATGGCCCAACCCAACCGCTGAAAGGCGCCAAAATCACCGGCTCGCTGCATATGACGATCCAGACCGCTGTGCTGATCGAAACCCTGCAGGCACTGGGCGCTGAAGTCCGTTGGGCGACCTGCAACATCTTCTCCACCCAGGACCATGCCGCTGCGGCCATCGCCGCCACCGGCACCCCTGTCTTTGCCGTCAAGGGCGAAACGCTGGTAGAATACTGGGATTATGTTGACCGCATTTTCGATTGGGGCAACGGCGAAGGCCCGAACCTGATCCTCGATGATGGCGGCGATGCGACCATGTATGTGTTGCTCGGTGCCAAGGTCGATGCCGGCGAAGAGATCATTCCAAATCCGGAAAATGAAGAAGAGCATGTGGTCAAGGCCCAGATCCTGAAGCGCGCCAAGGCGACACCGGGCTGGTTCACCAAAATCCGTGATGGCATTCTGGGCGTTTCCGAGGAAACCACAACAGGTGTGCACCGTCTCTATCATCTGGCGAAAGCCGGTGATCTGCCGTTCCCTGCCATCAACGTCAACGACTCGGTCACCAAGTCGAAATTTGACAATCTCTATGGCTGCCGTGAGTCCCTTGTTGATGGCATCAAGCGTGCAACCGACGTGATGATTTCCGGTAAAGTTGCCGTGGTCGCCGGATTTGGCGATGTGGGCAAAGGGTCTGCGGAGTCGCTGCGCTCTCAGGGTGCCCGCGTGATTGTCACCGAGATCGATCCGATCTGCGCATTGCAGGCCTCCATGCAGGGCTATGAAGTCACCACCATGGAAGATGCCGTGCCACAGGGAGACATTTTCGTCACCACCACCGGCAACAAGGACGTCATCACCATCGAGCATATGCGTGGCATGAAAGATCGCGCCATCGTTTGCAACATTGGCCACTTTGACAGCGAGATCCAGATCGGTGCCCTGAAAAACCTGACCTGGCACAATGTCAAGCCGCAGGTTGATGAAGTCGAATTCCCCGATGGCAAGCGCATCATCGTTCTGGCCGAAGGTCGCCTCGTCAACCTTGGCTGCGCCACCGGTCACCCATCCTTCGTGATGTCAGCATCCTTCACCAACCAGACACTGGCCCAGATCGAGCTGTTCACCAATCATGGCGGCTATGGCAAGGATGTTTATGTCCTGCCCAAAGCGCTGGATGAGAAGGTTGCGATGCTGCATCTGGAAAAACTCGGCGTCAAATTGACTCAGCTGAGCAAGGACCAGGCAGACTATATCGGCGTGCCTGTGGAAGGACCGTTCAAGCCAGAGCATTACCGCTATTAACAGAAAAATTAACCAAATGTTAAGGAATGGCAGAAATCCAATAGGTTCGACTGCCTGAACCTTTCATCTGTAATGAATGCGCCCTTTTCGTCAGTGAATAGGGCGCATTTTTTTTACTCAAATGCATTGCGGACTCTTCTGCCGGAGTCCACGAAGCGGTAATGTAAAGTGATTCGATTGGAACCGGTGGAGGCCCCGGCTCCGGTCACCAAGATGCGTATTCAAGCTGTAACATTTGCGTGTGCCCGAGGCAGTCTTCATGAATCAATCGATTCAGGGATCGTGGGTGGATTCGGTCAGCGTCATGTGGATTGACCAGATTTTCCACACGCAAAAGTCATGTTGCAAACAGCGCAAACGAGATAATGAACCGGCTTCGTCCGGTTCTGATCACCTGCTGAGATGGGGGCATCGATACAGGGGATCAAAGAGAGGAAGAAGATCACTCCGCACCGCCCAGAGCGCTGGAGGGTGGATCTGATCAAGCGGCGAAAGGGCGAGCAAGATGCCGATCAACGGCCTGTTCGGAAACAAGAGCAACAATAGACGTCTCAATTCTTCTATCACCTCCTCCAACCGGACGAAGGGGTCTCGCACCTCCATACGCATCGGATTGCTGGGACTGATTGGCATCACCTTCACCAGTCTCATGGTGCAGGCGCAGGAAGGGATGACAAATCAGACCGTAACGACACCGTTGTCGCCAGAGGCGTCCGGTTTGTCGCTTGAGAGCGGTGCGGCGCTGATTGCGCCCTTGACCGGTATGGTCACAACAGCGGAATTGCTGGTGCTTGTCCTGCTCACGGCCAGTCTGTTGTTTGCTATCGGAGCGGGCGCAGCCTTCATCGGCGAACGGCGCCGCAATCGTGCCAATCTGCGCTCCGCCCATGAAGCCATCACCACAATCCAGTCCCGACTTGATCAATCCGAAAGCCTGCTCAATGCCCTCGACCAGCTGATGATCATCTGGAATGGCGCCCAGCGCGATCCGGATTTTCGCGGCAATCTGGGCAACAATGCCCATTTGTTTCCGCAAGGCACGTCGATCCTTGCCTTCGGTAACTGGTTGCATGTGGAATGCGCTCAGGAAGTCGAGCTCGCCATCGAACAATTGCGCAGCACCGGACAGCGCTTTTTGCGCACCGTGGAAACCCTTGACAATGCGCTGGTCGAAATCAGCGGACGAACGTCC
This DNA window, taken from Cohaesibacter intestini, encodes the following:
- a CDS encoding SDR family oxidoreductase codes for the protein MKHCIITGSNRGIGLELTRAYLDRPDWHIHACCRAPEKADDLRQLVTNHLGRVTLHKADVTDQASLDAMAGRLEGQAIDLLINNAGIMGGDRQSIDDMDYDAWSHVFAVNSMAPMRVVQSLLPNLKAAARETDGAKIVTISSQLGALSYQSKGRYAYRSSKAAVNMVMKLMAADLKPENIACILFHPGWVQTDMGGVEADITPQDSARQMADVIDRLTLEDTGSFLNWTGDPHDW
- the ahcY gene encoding adenosylhomocysteinase — translated: MNMADYVVKDLSLADWGRKEIAIAETEMPGLMQTRAEYGPTQPLKGAKITGSLHMTIQTAVLIETLQALGAEVRWATCNIFSTQDHAAAAIAATGTPVFAVKGETLVEYWDYVDRIFDWGNGEGPNLILDDGGDATMYVLLGAKVDAGEEIIPNPENEEEHVVKAQILKRAKATPGWFTKIRDGILGVSEETTTGVHRLYHLAKAGDLPFPAINVNDSVTKSKFDNLYGCRESLVDGIKRATDVMISGKVAVVAGFGDVGKGSAESLRSQGARVIVTEIDPICALQASMQGYEVTTMEDAVPQGDIFVTTTGNKDVITIEHMRGMKDRAIVCNIGHFDSEIQIGALKNLTWHNVKPQVDEVEFPDGKRIIVLAEGRLVNLGCATGHPSFVMSASFTNQTLAQIELFTNHGGYGKDVYVLPKALDEKVAMLHLEKLGVKLTQLSKDQADYIGVPVEGPFKPEHYRY